The Gossypium hirsutum isolate 1008001.06 chromosome A13, Gossypium_hirsutum_v2.1, whole genome shotgun sequence nucleotide sequence taaaatataatagtaatatataaataataatgtaaaataataaaaataatttgtgaaaaataatatataataaataataataatatgaaataatatattgttaaaatgtaaaataatataaaagatatataaacattatgtgataaaaatgtattataataaataataagtaatgatatatgttaaaatatatattaatgtgaTAATAGAAAGATatgaagtaatataatataataaaatataagtaaataattataaGACATATAATACGTATATTCGTATTAAAATAGAATAGTATATgtataaagtttttaaaataaataggttataaatagattaaaagggataaaagggactaaattgaacataaATAAAAGTCAGTGGctaatttaataagaaaataactgAAATTAGACCTAATTGAAACGGCCGTTAAAACCCTAGGGACTCATCGGGAAATTTTCCCTTGTCCCTAAACGGCATCGTTTTAATCTAGGACTTAAAACGGTTActacaaggactaaattaaaactgaaacaaaatatcagggctaaatcataaataaaataaaacaaaaccgtAAACGTAAAAAAGTTGGAGGGACTAATTGGGTAataaacccaatcctcaaaaacacgcggatcctccccaagtaatcgggtcaacgcgcggatcatGGGGCCTTAAAACGTCATCGTTTTAAGCTTATCAGACCAAGCTAAAATGGGACCGTTTTGAaagggctatataagccaaatttttagttttatattcatttgaaacctaagtcaaaaaaaaaacttaaaaatttcctctGAAAGAGGGGAGTGGAGAGGAGCTCCGGGCTCTGGCCTCCGTAGGCCACGCTCCGGTCATTGGTCCTACACGCGCCCACGCGCCGTCGTTCCCGGTGGTCTGAGGGTCTAAAACCATCGTCCTTCCACAGGTAACTCCCCTTTTCTTTCGAATGCTACTAGTTTTTTAAAAAACGATTCGTATATTCCtatgaaaagagaaaagaaacgtAATAAAAAATCACCTTCTAAAATAAAATCCGTTTCCTGTTTCTTCTGTGTGAAATCTCCGTATGTGTTTATTTCTGTAAAAATCTGCGGTCCCTTGTACAATGAAAGCATTCGGGCTTTATAAACACTGTTGTTATTACATATTTTTGGAAAGAAATCTTTCCTTCCATATTTGTTTTGTTTGCTGCTGTGGTTCTTTCCTTCTTCTGCAGGTATCATCGAAGAATTTGGCAGTGAATGTGCTGGTGCGGATTCGCGCGCTGATTATGGAGGCAGAGTCACGACGCTGATGGAGGGTCACTGGAACAACGTGAGAGATGAGCAGACGCGTCCGTTGGGATGGCTTCTGGAAGCTTCTGTTTGCGGCGCGAGGAGAAAGAGCTAGGGTTGGAAACCCTAGCTGGTAATTTTAAGTTTTGGGCCTCTGTTATTTGGGTTTGGTTTAGTCCTAGGCTAGGTAGGGTGTAACCGGTTTGTTTGGGTGTGTGTATAACGggtttgggctattttgggccagTAATGTTTTAGGACTTGGGTCTGATGTGGGGTTTGGATCAGTCCATTATGTTTAGACGTTGGGCCCCATTGTTTTGGGCTTTGTAACCTGGACCTTTAATTgactgtttaaaataaataaatatttatttatttattttcttttgttttatttaagcccggtcaaatttgggctattacaaattgtactgtaacaagattttaatttaacatgttttaatttaactcaaacaatttcactTGATTTGATTCGACTTGACTtgactcaaattttatttcacttaactcgattcgaaaaaaattcaaattgagttaggatgataaaatcaGACTCGTCAACTCGATTAGCTCGAAAATTTTTCACTCTATTCGATCGAATGCTCGCCCTGTACTCtccattaatattaatattaatttaatgattttgttgaaattttaaaaaaaataagattttaattagGTTGGAGTCTCATCCGATgtaaatatacaatttttttcccaaaatttgtttgtcgaaaccattttcaaatcgagttttggaaaatgggaatcgattttgaaaacgaaaacgggagtcgccaccaatctttttaggtgtgattggatcacctttaaaatattttgttttaaaatcattagttttggtccacgaaataaaagaacgggttcgggagtcggttacgtatgaggaaggattagcaccctcgtaacgcccaaaagttggtacctaattgattatcaaatgtctttaatgtcggaaatttaaaaaaaattaagatgtagtcctctttaaaatattgaCATTTAGTTAACCCTTTTTGAAattcctatctcgaaacaacaaaacgctatatccaataagttaggacatattgctttgaaattccaagatagtGGCTTGCGTTTAGAAAACCCTtaaaaaaacttagaagggtatttaattattcgaattcaacgagaaaagtggtaacccaataagttagggcactactttctcaaaatttccaaacaccaagcattgcctttatattttttgaaatccttgaagTCTCATTTTTAAAATCAATGCATGAAGGAGCGCACTAACATGATAAAACATAACATACAAGATAGTGTCGTAATCATTTTTTGAAAACGTgatcgactttggttttgaaagtgaaaattaaaacgggaacGGATTTGAAATTCGATCCTTTCTATTAATatcgattttaaaattcttgaattagctcaagtcgattgtttaaagatttccttatctcgagatatcgaaatatcacatcccgtaagttaggacacaataccgtGAATTACCaagcacaaggtcgtcttttaatttaaatgagaGTTTCGTGTGTTTTAAAACtcgaaaaggatatttagctatttagaaataacgagaaaatcgaaaccccgtaagttagggcacaattcctcgataTCTCAAAATGCATaacattgccttatttggaaaatttcgtttttGAATAGTAGCGAATGCAATATTTAAACAAGTGTTATTTATTTGGAGTAAAAGTGGGACGATCCATATTGAATAAAACGTTGAAGTTTAATACACGATACGATGACGTGAGATAAAAATATAGTAATGTGCATAGAATGATAGTGCGTGGAATAATAATGCATGAATAAAATATTACACTAGTGaatgacaataatatgaaaatataaataacgAATCATAGTACATGCAATAGCAACAATCATACAACATTTAAATGATAACATCAATAAATAAGGACCaatgaattaaatgataaaaaagtataaaacaaattaaaataaataaagtgtgaacaaatgataataaatgagtttaaaataagtaatataaaaaAGGTGTCTTAAAAATCCATTACCACACAAagtagaattttaaaaaatgaataattttaaaatatataatatgtatatataaaaggggtaaaatgatatgtaaaaaaacctaaaataaataataataaaatcatttgaaataagtaaaatgggtttaaaataaggtatataaaataattttaaaataagtaatatataatagttaatttaaaatgatatataacaagtttaaaaaaatatataatatgtaaaagaattaaaaagggacaATATAAATATACTTTGTAATAGTAACAATTCAAAGATAATAAAGAGAGAGTTATTTGAAATACATAATAtacaataacttaaaatatataaaaaaattttaaataattatataataatttttaaagaattataaatatctaaaaagcttgaaataaactatatgtatacatatatataataggtaaggaataaaaaacaataaataaatacatataaagtAGATtaaggtaatatatatatatacataaagcaagttaagataaataataagaatttgaATAATCAACACATTAAAATAAGTTAGAATAGATGTAAATAAGTAACATATAAAATACTtgaaataatatgtacataaaacaaacacaaaaaaaaggTCAATAAGTGAATTAAATAGATTTAGGTCATggctaaaaataaattaaaattcgaggtataaaagtataaatactGAAAAGTTAATTAAGGATAAAAAACGAAAACCAAATAGGATCTGagggctaaattttaaaacaaaagaagACAGAAAATGGGGCTGATTGAATGGGGGTTGAAAAGGGAAATGACTAATTGCATAAATCCCCCTTTTAGGGAAAATGCCAAACGCCCCCACTATACCAAACGGCATCatctcatcatcatcatttaaaaataaaacctttccttttcatttcatctccagttccttttttttttcaacagaaagcccttttttttttgctttctctCCTTTCCCTTTTGTCCCCCCCCGATTCTCTCTTTTTGGCTAGGGTTTTAAGACCCATCCTTGCCGCCGTCGTCCCGACTCCGCCATGAGTGGTGGTTAAAACCGCAAGGGACGTTTTTAGGCCCGTTTCAGAGCTATTCAAAGGCCACGTTTCCTTTAGCCCGAAGACGAGAAGGAAGGGGATCCTTTTACCCCCTTTGGAATCGACTCTGTCGACGGAGACGAGGCTCCGTCGGCGCGACTCCGGTGCGGTCCAGGTAAGTGTTTCCTTCCTTTTTGTTTAGAgaataaatttctaaaaaaaaatatgatattaaatgtaaaaaataccaaaagaacATGAAAATAGAAATCGAAATCGacctttcctctttttttttgcttttttgatTGCTTAATATGCGTGATACAATTTTTGTATCTTGAATCCCcctccaaattttcttttttcggTTTTTATAACCGATTACAAAGACTCTCATTCCTTTGTTGTTGCTGTTGTTTCTTGTTGTTTGTGTTTGCAGGGTATAGGGGTGTCAGACGCGTGGAGCGTGGTGACCAAGGCTGAGAGGCATGCGTGGAGCGTGGTGACCAAGGCTGAGGGGCATGCGTGGGGCGTAGTGGCCAAGGCTGAGGGGTATGGTTgctgaaaaattttagaatagtgGGCTAGttgggcttttagggtttagttttagGCCTATTGGGTTTGGGCTTGTAAAATTATTTGTTGGGCTGTTATACTTTATTTGTTTATGGGCCCGGGCAATATTGGGCTTGTACATtgttctaattaattaattagaataattGAGTTAATTATcgaatcaattattcaatttagtatttataatgattaattaattaattagttagaatTGAGTTAACTATTTATTCCGATCCTTATAATGATTGATTCTATTAAAATTAATGcaacttaaaaagaaaacatAGAAGCATACTATTTAAACTATATTCGGCAATTGGACGGATTGAGTTAATTTTGAGTTGAGTcaatttaaatatgttatttttaggttttataatttttaggtcattttgagttttaaaatttctagattcGGATTATTTTATAGGTTTCGCTCAGGTTATATTTTAGGTCATTTTTAGTTTGAGCAATTAAGGTATGGgtcaattgaattttttattcgGGTTTTTATATCGAAAGATCTCGAGTTTAGGTCAGGTTAGGTCTTTTTTGGTCATTTCATATTTGAGTCATGTTGGGTTTGAGCCATTTCAAGTTTAAATAATTTCTGATTTGATTTATGTTCAAGTCGAGTTGAATGAGTTTAAATTGCTAACTTTTTATGATCAAATAGGATTAGATTAAATTTAGATCtgaatttatcaaatcaaaatttcaaatttaaataaaaaccaaccgaattaatttaaataaagagAAGGAATAAATGTTTTCTAATTTTCAAACTCGAAACTAATATCAACCAACCTTACTACTATACCCGTTAACCAATCCAGGAATTAATAAAACTAATTTGAATGAGTGAAGTTCATCCATTCCCTAACGGCTCCCACCATCCCCACCAGCCCCTATTGGAACCATGCAATAACATCCCCGTTCTACAAGACATCAACAGTACCACatataaaaatgacaaaaaaaatttgtGACTTGTCATTCCTTTATTTCATTACTAGAAATTCTTAGAGATTGTGTTTTCTTAATTtcgttatttgttaaaaaaataaatacaatgacAAAATAAGGAGATCTATAGGGGCAAAGGGCTAAGGGCTGAACCCTCGTGGTACGGACCATACAACACAAGTTGAATCCGTATAGaactattctttttttatttgactttgattagaacaaTGTTTTTCAACTCTTAAATAAATGTAGTCGAAACAATTCTTGTATTATTTGTATTTCAATATTAGTGAATTTTTCTTCCTTTGCCTGTGTTTTTCCCCAAAAagattttcacgtaaaatctgtaTAATCTTATTTTTTTCCCTACTACTTTACAATCATTCTACCGCCATTATCGGTGTTTAATATAATAGATATGATACTTTTTCCTTAAAGGCAAGCATGCTAAAAAGGGTTAAAATTACTACCAGCCACTTTATGCTTCATGTTATGTCCCAATTCAACATTAATTTCGATTTGCCAATTGATCACAAAGATAGAAACAAAACCTTGAAGCACTTGAGGCTATGGTTGAAGCAGAAGCTAGCAAGGTTTCGGTTGTACGGCACTGCTCTCTCTTTGATATTAGATCTGCCCTTGTTATTAGTAGGTCCAAATTGATAGTACTATTATTTGTTGTCGTTTAAATAATGACGTAGAATTATTTTTACTgttgtttaattacttactcaatatcatatgaaaatacaattaaccattcaatcgatgataaatttatatgtcacctagataatttaatttaattttaaaagactTTTcacattatcttttttttttgtataactAATGTATCTTTCATGTCAACTTTACAATTTATGAAGACTAATTTTTTCAAGGTTTGTGGCAATACCTCTTAACAATATCACCGTTCGAATTTGAGTTTTATCCTTGGACGTGTAATATATCTTACTACTATACTTATTTTTGACAACCATTACCACTCCTATCAAATTTTTTGTATCATTACAAATTTAGGAATAGGGGTTTTAAGATTTGAATCGTGGCCATTGGTATCAAAAAATAATCTTATTATTACCGCTGTGAATTTATTGACATTACTTGCTATTTATTTAGGGCTACAAATAATAAAGTGATTAGATTATATCAAATTAgataagaaattaaattttaaattttaaatgaaattaaaaataaaatagataaaagagAGATAATAGAGGTAGGTGTAGGCATGAAACATACTAGGAGTAAGAGGATGCCCCTTACATCCACTGCATTTATTATTTTGGTcaataaaacaacatttaattaTGACAACGGTCCACCATAAATTCACATATAGATTGGTCATATTAAtctatttagattttatttatggTGTAGTCTTTGTTCTCGTGGAGCCCTTGAAATTGCCATCGTGGTGGCCATTGaatcatgaaattttaatattatataacaaACATAATGTTGTTGCACCCAATTTGAAGTATATTTTTGGGTTAATTGCAATaatgtatttttttcatttaacagTATAATGAAAATAACTAGATAAACAAATatttagtttttgaatttgataattttctTCACCTtagcttttaaaatttttttatccacATTAGCCTTTTATATATACTTtgtaatttttctcaatttagtccttaatttaagATTCCATTAAAATGTGATGACATGTATTCAAAATTTGTGTCATGtcatcacttaaaaattttaaaatatttatataaaatttaaaaaatacaaaaaattagaagaaaaaactataaaagcttttaaatttaaaaattcaactgTTGATGTGGCACAATCATCAATTTTAATGAAATCCAAGTTtaagaataaaattgaaaaaatttatcaagtttggggatgaaaaaaatttaaaaccaaatgttgctttaacctttaattaattaatttcaccaAAATAAAGAGATGAAATTGCTAGGAATTAAACCAAATTCTCATGTCCCTTTCATTTCgtattttcatatgaaaaataATCATCTAGTTTATTGGGTAAATTCAAATTATtagatttcaaaaataaaattaaaaaaaaatgaaatatgtgataacaataataataatatatttaaatattttattaatttagtgtcaTCCACTAACCAAATCGAGTcagttgtgaaattattaaaaaaacctttttatttataaaataacaaatattattttgagggtaTTATTACCTTTTTATATAGGAAAATACATGTGCATTGAGTATTTGAGCTTGAGACCTCATTACATTTAGGGATAAATCTCCAAAACCACAATGTAATGttatacatgattttttttttgtaatttaatatatgagattttaattttattcattaaaaaaaattaacatcattATCGATATAATACCATTTtacatttacatattaaatacaaaaataattatatttatcaaatataaaaataaatttaaatatatggaattaaatcaaaataaaaattttacgtATAGAATTGAActgaaatcaaaatttaatgcatataatttcacaaaataaaactatatcaaattgcatattaaattaaaattcatgtatagttttaacatttattcattacatttataaattcaatatttaatttttatattgtaaGTGTAAAAAATTCTAGTAGGAAAATTTAACGAAAGTGATTGAACAAATTGTTTGAATTTCATTACTAAATATTTGCATTTGAACTTTTCCATTATTGTAATGTTATTAATTatcttaatatattttaattatatttaactgattaaataatattattttaaattaactaaacgaaattaaaatattttattttaataaattaaaagataaatacataaaatcataattaatagaAATTTCACTAGTATTTAAATAAGACAGATATGTTACAGTACTGGTTTTATAaccagaaaaaaataaaattctcctgcatgaaaatatatttaaaggaAGATGATAGAAAGGAAGACACaagtttgtaaatatatatatatatattatataattcaaggTTTGGTTTTCTGGGTATAGATGTAATCAATATGAGCTGCAAGTGTTCTTCTCATCAAGCATTCTTCTTCTTCTACAATTCCCTCGCAGCTATCGTCCAACTCAACCTTCTGGTCTGCTTCACCTTCACCCTgaaataatattttcaatataaaaaataataagaccctttactaatttttttaatgataattaAGAACAGAAGGTGAAATTGATTTTAAGTTTTGGAgaaaattcaattaagtactgGAATAAGCATACCAGATGTACTTGAGTTATGATTGGAGTATTCTTAGCATTTTGAAATGAAGATGCAGGTTCTGGGCGACCAACAGCAATGGGAGAAGATAATATGAAGAAGAGGAGGAACATGGTGATCATGCAAGAGAAGATGACCTTACAATCCATTtttctgcttcttctttttttattttttggggttgAGAGATTTGGCAAATTAAGAGGAGATGGTTGGGAGGTAATGAGTGTGCAAGGTGAGTGGTTCAATTTATAGAGATTGCCAAGATTCgagggaaattataaattgttatttaaatttacgTATTGAAGATTTTTGGGAGATAAGATTTGATGCAGAGTTATTACGTAAGTTTTATGTATATTAATGAATAATGGATGattggtaaaataaaaaaataagagaaattattttatgaaccaTTCTCGCCACATTATTTATAGTCTCTTTTCAATTACATAATGAcagtttaacaattttttttaatattattgacacataattttgataatttttttaccttGAACCCTGAACCCTAAACCTTGAATCTTGAACCCTGATCTTGAACTTGAAACCTCGAACCTTGAACCCTTAACTCGAGTTTATGATTTAGAGTTCAGGATTCAagatttagagtttagggtttgagGTTTAGGGTTAAAGATTCAATGTTTTGATTTGGGGTTTAAGGTTCGGTGTTCGGTGTTCAATGTTCATGGTTTGAGTTCGAGGTTTAGGATTTATGGTTTAAGATTCAGGTTAAGATTTGAGATTTGGGGTTAAGGATTCAAGATTTAAGGTTTTGGTTTGGGGTCAAGGTTCGGTGTTTGATGTATGGGGTTTGAGTTTGAGGTTTAGAGTTCATGGTTCAAGATTTGGGTTCGAGATTCGGATTTAGGGTTCGAGGCTTGGGGTTTGAGATAAAAAAATAACCCAAATTATGTATCAGTGACATggaaaaattgttgaaatgtcatTATGTAATTGGAAAGGGACCATGGATGATGTGGTGCAAaagatccataaaataatttctcccaataaatttatttaaatataattaatatttataatcattatatattttttcgagttttagattttaaatttatgtttaaataaaattataaatatttatctataagtcctctgttattttttatttcaccaaTAATATAGTAGCATGTTATTGTTCAATAATATTGCATTAAATATTCATAGTATAAGTAAATGTGACTAATGAACCTTGGCTTGATGGTAATAAAGAGGTCTTTTAGTTTCCAAGTGTATTTAGGTTCTGTTcagatttattttaattcaagtttaagtatattctaaatattaattaaataatgtattttaataattgattctaattataattatttaaataatatatatatatatatatatattttatcatagTAATCCAAAAGTATAGattcaaattattttagtttctcctcaaaaatataattaatagggTAGATATTTAATAAACTAAAAAGGTACAAAATTTTACACTttcctataattttattttatagggGATAAGATGATGAGGCAGTCATTAAAAATGAAGTGACTtggatttgattttaaaatattttgttgaattaatatcattatttggttcaattattatatatagtgcatcaaatttaaataattaaatactaatAAAAATTCAGATAAAAATTGAGGACCTTACCCCAttcttaattagttttaaatttatgtatactttaaaaattttccaaaagtaGCTATAGAAAGtggaattttctttttcatttcttctttatAAAAACTTGATACATTAATGGGTTTGAATTAAAGGTTATagttttatcaaattaaaattatttatttatttagttcttatcatttgttttatttatttagtttttaatttttttaaatatcaacaCATTATAGTTTTTAATCCTGCATATGGAGTTGAAAAACTCCATCGCTTGTgtatcaaataatatatatatacactatatAATATTGTTGACTGAGTTGATTTCATAAATTAAGAGATACGATGAATTTacacaaataaataatcaaaactattataaaaaaaatgaaggcaTATATAACATGCTTAGGGATTGAATCCatatttaatgtataatttttcCTCTCACCAAATCTGTGATTTCACAAACATATGCGTGTGATAggatttttaaagaaattttttcaGTACAAAATCAAGtttcaaattaagaaaaaaagaagtaCATCAACAAAATTTCAACCTTGATCATTGAGGTATTAATAAGAAGCCATAACTGGTGCtcctttattaatatttatttacttgGGTGGagcattattttcttttttacatgTTTTAGTCATTCGCTAGTTATAAACTAAtcataattgataatttttagcAACTTACGTGATTTGTTTGTGGCAAAGAGAATGAGAACTTTTCGCTTATTTTAAAGAGATCTTTTTTTATACTAAGTTTTTACTCATATTTCTAATTGCATGTTTAAATTTACactaattattctttattttatgcaTAATGACTCATTTGACCCtcaaactttacaaaaaaaaaagtcattttatccctccatttaattttttgccTCTTTTAGCTCTTAAACTTGCGTTGTTTGTTAAATActccaaaatggatggaaaacttaACGTCTATTAGCTTTGTTGATGTGGCATCCATGTGGCAGTCCATGTGTACGTTATatcagtaattaattaattttttaaatttaaaaaaatatatatttataattttcaataattttaataattgttaattttaattttaatttaaaatttttaacaaattaattaattgttgacgtAACATACACATGTATGCCATGCTAACAACGTTCGTTCGTTAACTTTTGTTAACTTTTTCATGCATTTTGGAGTAATTTGATAAACAACGCTACTTTAACTATTTAAgggttaaaagaaatgaaaatttaaattgaatggtccaaaatattattatataaccCGAAATAAATTAACACCATGAAATTAGTATATATGTtcatctttatatatatatatagatagatagatatcCTATAAACTTAGAATCCTTTGGAAAGAAATACAATGTTGTCATAATGTATATCAATCCTTAGCAAATTTAGTAAAAATCTTGATAGGTTATTTCATAGTATATAGGTTTGAAGAAATGAAATAATGTGGTGAATAAAATTCAAGTAACAAACTTTTGTAATGCAAATCTATCATGACTTATGGCATACACCATCCTTATTAATTTGTTCCCACCCAAAGCAATGATAAAAATGGAAGATCATTATAATGAAAGGGTGGACcatgtaataataaaaatgaaaattaaaaagaaaaaatgagtgggccattctctctctctctctttttttttttctcacaaTAAATAAAAGCTTGGATGGGATGGGATGGGATGGGTTGGGTTGAAGTAGATAGCTAATAAAtgcataaaaataagtaaattaaagataaaaagtaAGAATATCTAAGCATGCATGCATGACAATCAATAAAGAAAGtatcaataaatataaaaaaattaaagaaattatctATGTTGGTTGTATCGAGTGATAAAAATTTTGGTGtctcttaaataaaattttgaattcaagtCTTGTGAATAAAGAAAACAACATTAAAAGAACTTTATTCCTCGTTTAAGAGTCTAATCTAACTCGACTGAAGTTCAATATTATTACCGGATGTTAGGTCACAATCCAaatccattttattttttaaatcttcaCGAGTTTCTTCTTGCAAAGGACCACTGTGTTGGTTATTTTCATCTCTCTCACACCTACAAATTGCAGTTGAGCGTCCTGTGTTTGCATTGCATACCATATTAAATGTTCATGCAAAGTTGATATTATTGTATATAAATATTTGAGGTGggtatattttgaaatatttgactAATGTTCAAGCTGACAGttgatatttttatcataataTTTTCAAGTTTAGAATAATATTACGAGGATGAATGGTTGAATTAATccgaatttttatttattaagttaTGAAGTTGATGGATTAATTGGAAATGATGAAATGGTGACTAAGTAGGGATTGGATATTGGTATAAGGAGAGCAAGAGTTGATAGGTGAATTCAAATTTTCCATTACAAAAGCTTAATGATAAAGGCCATTCATACCGTTAGATAGTAAATGGTGAGAGAAAAAGGATG carries:
- the LOC121212236 gene encoding phytosulfokines, giving the protein MDCKVIFSCMITMFLLFFILSSPIAVGRPEPASSFQNAKNTPIITQVHLGEGEADQKVELDDSCEGIVEEEECLMRRTLAAHIDYIYTQKTKP